A single region of the Pseudomonas sp. VD-NE ins genome encodes:
- a CDS encoding NEL-type E3 ubiquitin ligase domain-containing protein encodes MNNPRPGTSPELEIPRPDTLPRTDVGSSILIGSATRPGKTTAGADLETILPAPTITVHPTSMPIQTSAAESQSLEHFRRPAPAALQQANAEGLREHKGRQYAELADGGIVQVDKDPETGLYRAKLPSEAIPSGPALLRDSSTGAWHELGQFEPIGVPLSATRLEAFRVPLDFSGVQSGIDGLHRFNDKFYVVIDGHSYQVLHDIDASTPSTPVMRIVRAQDPVADHPTNTYIATRPGRSEPIIFDASEGWLGTAVGGVGGMFRSEPGAPAHPSLRERLATAIRQLLPPRARAERLFPGLVRDDITNLLRSQGNGVRDYLTLQEATYQALKTDLASWIKKTSSQSPDKTAHPSVERAVEEIKRCWKRQTGTTLKLELGDAILAPLTADFSHVRALELKAVAWSDTAETFLGCFPNLEKVSVTHSSLDKLPLGIAQMTDLKALDLNSNRIGLSEQTAAKLRGFNQLEHLDLSGNPLVRTPDFSSLSQLQSLNLSNAQLDHWPTGLHDQLALEVVDLRNNQLREIPQSILNPPGDQLLAIARINSVTLIEGNPFPAGYWRSLEVYWQRVVADYPAMRTGPRVDAFRLDGDIPEVAMVRRMYPAKSPQAARKYLIGLGDGAEEQITRRVAVFDLLETQLQTYIADRRAASTSVRRQKETDATLVAKIIRDCWLGESNGVLMLPPVYGPLPLLTVDFSHVRSLTLDSVTWSDTANTLLSNCPNLSNLTIVKSGIDKLPGKIAEMDKLRFLNLSSNRIKLDEQSALALGSLRHLKHIDLSNNPLHAVPDFSAMSGLRVLNLENTGLNQWPAGLQDKTGLTSLNLRNNRLTEVPEANLDPTDEALPIVARINNVTRLEGNMFPSQYWRKFDFYWRRLQKSHPELMEPAHPAAFDSEKSRVQRFRKLYPAKSIKECREFIWNPDKATVVSSLLAREQEFDLLKIQLDDWVYSGDRNRLQYTRFNRLQINAVTRNDRNTARERIIRCWRGETPQMHAADGTPIGLELDLSGLILPTLPDLSVDFAHVGSLRLSGMNLATSPEGFLTRFRHVRWLDMSNNRLRDLPPALGEMHGMTRLLLHDNQLELTAETAQILAERTTLRALWIHNNRQLGVIPDFSQIPDMRSVTLNNTGINQWPTGLFDQPRLATIELHDNRITTIPDFVTAPPPERLAHSVQVNSGTLVHNNPLSDATRSRLHAYNERLRMAGLSLESGDNLITSSVVRPRRTINRPMLNSRWTQGLTDAQATARKAQWLRLQEMEGSAGFINILEKLGHHPDFRRQAWDVIDFITGTDPRSKALRRELLDRACEAGCRDLNAATFTDLQILTATYKARVQAGLDLNGAPLVELSRQFFRLKQVDDIAAADLAASTAIANDPTASRQLRERQRERIRDPHEMTMAYRFGLAERLQLPFQPDIVAYSEMAGVTPAMLNAAYRKVRALNGSPEEFQALVSMDLWQDFIIHKYQPQFDASRQPFRDRQDILDSQSSQGLLTEAQYQSQTDDVTAQLAVMEAALIQTLTRQELQPQASTSANVQPTAETPGPSGATL; translated from the coding sequence GTGAATAACCCGCGCCCTGGCACATCACCGGAGCTGGAGATTCCGCGCCCTGACACGCTACCGCGTACCGACGTCGGCTCTTCAATACTGATCGGCAGTGCAACGCGACCTGGCAAGACAACCGCTGGCGCGGACCTGGAGACGATCCTGCCCGCCCCCACCATCACCGTTCACCCGACATCGATGCCGATACAAACCTCAGCCGCGGAATCTCAGTCGCTGGAACATTTTCGGCGTCCAGCGCCAGCCGCCTTGCAACAAGCCAATGCTGAAGGTTTACGGGAACACAAAGGACGGCAATATGCCGAGTTGGCCGACGGCGGCATCGTGCAGGTCGACAAGGATCCGGAAACGGGTCTTTATCGAGCCAAACTGCCGAGCGAAGCCATACCCTCGGGGCCTGCGTTGCTACGCGACTCCAGCACCGGTGCCTGGCATGAGCTGGGGCAGTTCGAGCCGATCGGTGTGCCGCTGTCGGCCACGCGCCTGGAAGCATTCCGTGTGCCACTGGATTTCAGCGGCGTTCAAAGCGGCATCGATGGACTACACCGCTTCAATGACAAGTTCTACGTCGTAATCGACGGGCACAGCTATCAGGTACTGCACGACATCGACGCCTCGACCCCGTCAACCCCGGTGATGCGTATCGTCCGAGCGCAGGATCCGGTGGCCGATCACCCCACAAATACCTACATCGCCACGCGTCCGGGGCGCTCGGAACCGATTATTTTCGATGCCAGTGAAGGCTGGCTCGGTACCGCGGTAGGCGGCGTCGGCGGGATGTTCCGCAGTGAGCCAGGCGCCCCCGCGCACCCAAGTCTGCGTGAGCGACTGGCCACGGCAATCAGACAATTGCTGCCACCACGGGCCCGCGCAGAGAGGCTGTTTCCGGGCCTCGTACGCGACGACATCACCAATCTTCTGCGTTCGCAGGGGAATGGCGTCCGCGACTATCTGACCCTGCAGGAGGCGACATACCAGGCACTGAAGACGGACCTCGCGTCCTGGATCAAGAAGACGTCCTCGCAATCGCCGGACAAAACAGCACATCCCTCGGTGGAGCGTGCCGTCGAAGAAATAAAACGCTGCTGGAAACGGCAAACCGGGACCACGCTGAAGCTTGAACTGGGCGACGCGATCCTTGCGCCGCTGACCGCAGACTTCAGCCATGTCCGGGCGCTGGAGCTAAAGGCAGTCGCTTGGTCAGACACCGCTGAAACCTTTCTTGGCTGTTTCCCCAACCTCGAAAAAGTGTCGGTAACCCACTCGTCGCTGGACAAGCTGCCACTGGGTATCGCGCAGATGACTGATCTCAAGGCCCTGGACCTGAACTCGAACCGGATCGGGCTGAGTGAGCAAACCGCGGCAAAACTGCGCGGCTTCAACCAGCTCGAACACCTCGACCTGTCGGGCAACCCGCTTGTAAGAACGCCGGACTTCAGTAGCCTGTCGCAACTTCAATCGTTGAACCTGAGCAATGCGCAACTGGATCATTGGCCGACCGGTCTGCACGATCAGCTGGCACTGGAAGTGGTCGACTTGCGTAACAACCAGCTGCGCGAAATTCCGCAGTCAATCCTCAACCCGCCAGGCGATCAGCTTCTGGCCATCGCCCGCATCAACTCGGTCACGCTGATTGAAGGCAACCCCTTCCCTGCGGGCTATTGGCGATCGCTCGAGGTTTATTGGCAGCGAGTGGTGGCCGATTATCCGGCAATGCGCACTGGCCCCCGCGTAGACGCGTTCAGACTGGATGGGGATATTCCCGAAGTGGCGATGGTACGCCGCATGTACCCGGCCAAGAGTCCGCAAGCCGCCAGGAAATATTTGATCGGCCTGGGTGATGGCGCCGAAGAGCAGATAACCCGACGCGTTGCAGTGTTCGATCTGCTGGAAACTCAACTGCAAACCTACATAGCCGACCGTCGAGCCGCCTCGACCAGCGTCAGGCGTCAGAAAGAAACCGACGCAACCCTCGTGGCGAAAATCATCAGAGATTGCTGGCTGGGGGAATCGAATGGCGTGCTGATGCTGCCACCGGTGTACGGTCCACTGCCGTTGCTGACCGTGGATTTCAGTCATGTCAGATCGCTCACTCTCGACTCGGTGACCTGGTCCGACACCGCCAATACTCTTTTGTCCAACTGTCCCAATCTGAGCAACCTGACCATCGTAAAGTCCGGCATTGATAAACTGCCCGGCAAAATCGCCGAGATGGACAAGCTCAGATTTCTGAACCTGAGTTCGAACCGGATAAAACTGGATGAGCAAAGCGCTTTGGCGCTGGGTTCGTTACGCCACTTGAAACATATCGATCTGTCCAACAACCCACTGCATGCAGTGCCTGATTTCAGCGCCATGTCCGGGTTGCGGGTGTTGAACCTGGAGAACACGGGCCTCAATCAGTGGCCTGCGGGGCTGCAGGACAAAACCGGTTTGACCAGCCTGAACCTGCGCAACAACCGCTTGACCGAGGTCCCCGAGGCGAACCTCGACCCGACAGACGAGGCGCTGCCCATCGTCGCGCGGATCAACAATGTCACGCGGCTTGAGGGCAATATGTTCCCCTCCCAATACTGGAGAAAATTCGACTTCTACTGGCGGCGCCTGCAAAAGTCTCATCCTGAGCTGATGGAACCGGCACACCCCGCGGCTTTCGATAGCGAGAAATCCAGGGTGCAGCGTTTCAGAAAACTGTACCCGGCCAAGAGCATCAAGGAATGCAGGGAGTTTATCTGGAATCCTGACAAAGCCACCGTGGTATCCAGCTTGCTCGCTCGGGAACAAGAGTTCGACCTGCTGAAAATCCAGCTCGATGACTGGGTATATTCCGGAGACCGCAACCGGCTGCAGTACACGCGGTTCAATCGACTGCAGATCAACGCTGTAACCCGTAATGACCGCAACACAGCGCGGGAACGAATCATCCGTTGCTGGCGAGGCGAAACGCCGCAGATGCACGCAGCCGACGGCACGCCGATCGGCCTGGAACTGGACCTGAGCGGCCTGATACTGCCGACCCTGCCGGACCTGAGCGTCGACTTCGCCCATGTTGGCTCACTCAGATTGAGCGGCATGAACCTGGCAACGTCTCCGGAAGGTTTCCTCACTCGTTTTCGTCATGTGCGCTGGCTGGACATGTCGAATAACCGGCTCAGGGATTTACCCCCGGCGCTAGGGGAAATGCATGGAATGACACGCCTGCTTCTGCACGACAACCAGCTGGAACTCACCGCAGAGACGGCGCAGATACTGGCCGAGCGCACCACCCTCAGAGCACTCTGGATACACAACAATCGCCAACTCGGCGTGATACCGGACTTCAGCCAGATTCCCGATATGCGCAGCGTCACGCTGAATAACACAGGGATCAACCAATGGCCGACCGGCCTGTTTGATCAACCCCGGCTGGCCACGATCGAGCTGCACGACAATCGGATCACCACGATCCCTGACTTTGTCACAGCACCGCCCCCGGAGCGCCTCGCGCATTCGGTGCAGGTCAACTCAGGCACTTTGGTGCACAACAATCCGTTGTCTGACGCGACCCGCTCTCGGCTTCACGCCTACAATGAGCGACTGAGAATGGCCGGGTTATCGCTGGAGAGCGGGGACAACCTGATCACCTCCTCTGTCGTACGACCCCGCCGTACAATAAACAGGCCGATGCTGAACTCGCGCTGGACTCAGGGGTTGACCGATGCTCAGGCAACTGCCAGAAAAGCTCAATGGCTCAGGTTGCAAGAAATGGAGGGCTCGGCCGGCTTTATCAACATACTTGAAAAACTTGGCCACCATCCTGATTTCCGGCGCCAGGCCTGGGACGTGATCGACTTCATCACCGGAACCGATCCGCGATCGAAAGCCTTGCGCAGAGAGCTTTTGGATCGTGCGTGCGAAGCCGGTTGCCGTGACCTCAACGCCGCCACCTTTACCGACCTGCAAATTCTGACCGCGACTTACAAGGCTCGCGTGCAAGCCGGACTGGATCTGAATGGCGCGCCATTGGTGGAGTTGTCCAGACAGTTCTTTCGTCTGAAGCAAGTCGACGACATCGCGGCGGCAGACCTCGCAGCGAGCACGGCCATCGCCAACGATCCGACAGCCTCCCGGCAGCTGCGAGAGCGCCAACGTGAGCGCATACGCGATCCGCACGAAATGACCATGGCCTACCGTTTTGGTCTTGCGGAACGCCTGCAATTGCCGTTTCAGCCAGATATCGTCGCTTATTCCGAAATGGCCGGCGTTACCCCGGCAATGCTGAACGCGGCTTATCGAAAAGTCAGAGCTTTGAATGGTTCGCCGGAAGAGTTTCAGGCGTTGGTCTCGATGGATTTGTGGCAAGACTTCATCATTCACAAATACCAGCCGCAATTCGATGCGAGCCGTCAACCGTTTCGGGATCGGCAAGACATTCTCGACAGTCAGTCGTCACAAGGCCTGCTGACCGAAGCTCAATACCAATCACAAACCGATGATGTGACAGCACAGCTGGCAGTTATGGAAGCGGCCTTGATTCAGACGCTGACGCGGCAGGAACTGCAACCTCAAGCATCCACTTCTGCCAACGTCCAGCCTACGGCTGAAACGCCGGGACCGAGTGGCGCAACGCTGTAA